Proteins encoded together in one Thermoplasmatales archaeon BRNA1 window:
- a CDS encoding MiaB-like tRNA modifying enzyme, archaeal-type, whose translation MKFFVESYGCTMNYGEGEELAGRMLDLGFSSVGSADDADIVILNTCTVVETTEKKMIRRMNELKAAGKEVIVTGCMAKVQASRVNVRLPGSLVIPPQEYHSFSELVKGKYGCGTPIVPGGVNATAIIPVAQGCRGNCTYCITKFARGALKSYDPSDLKRRFDELVDSGVKEILITAQDTGCYGRDIGTDLGELVRSMLAKEGEYRIRIGMMNPNSLRPVLDSVLEVFEDGRVYRFLHIPVQSGSDSVLDSMKRHYTSEEFFSLVDTIRARYPDMSIATDLITGFPGETDADHAASCELIRRLRADTVNITRFSARPGTEAFSMKQINGNVSKARSTELTEVKNDTEKDVNSSMVGGTYRCLVTEISPDGSRIARTSNYRPIAIREQVPPGTFIDAEVTDCHSTYLIGRRV comes from the coding sequence ATGAAGTTCTTCGTCGAATCGTACGGATGTACGATGAACTACGGCGAGGGAGAAGAACTCGCCGGACGGATGCTCGATCTGGGTTTCTCCAGCGTCGGCTCCGCAGACGATGCCGACATAGTCATCCTCAACACCTGTACGGTGGTCGAGACCACCGAGAAGAAGATGATCAGGAGGATGAACGAGCTGAAGGCCGCCGGCAAGGAGGTGATCGTCACCGGGTGCATGGCGAAGGTCCAGGCGTCCCGCGTGAACGTCCGTCTCCCCGGTTCCCTGGTCATCCCCCCTCAGGAGTACCACTCGTTCTCGGAACTCGTGAAGGGGAAGTACGGGTGCGGCACCCCCATCGTCCCCGGAGGGGTGAACGCCACGGCGATCATCCCCGTCGCACAGGGCTGCAGAGGCAACTGCACATACTGCATCACCAAGTTCGCAAGGGGCGCTCTGAAGAGCTACGACCCTTCGGACCTCAAGAGGAGGTTCGACGAACTGGTCGATTCCGGGGTGAAGGAGATCCTCATCACCGCCCAGGACACCGGGTGCTACGGCCGCGACATCGGCACCGATCTTGGGGAACTCGTACGTTCGATGCTCGCGAAGGAAGGGGAGTACAGGATCAGGATCGGGATGATGAACCCCAACAGCCTGCGCCCCGTATTGGATTCCGTCCTGGAGGTTTTCGAGGACGGGAGGGTCTACAGATTCCTCCACATCCCGGTCCAGAGCGGCAGCGATTCGGTGCTGGATTCCATGAAGAGACACTACACCTCGGAGGAGTTCTTCTCCCTGGTGGACACGATAAGAGCCAGATATCCGGACATGAGCATCGCGACCGATCTCATCACCGGGTTCCCCGGGGAGACCGACGCGGATCATGCCGCATCCTGCGAGCTCATCAGGAGGCTCAGGGCGGATACCGTCAACATCACCCGCTTCTCCGCCCGTCCGGGCACCGAGGCGTTCTCCATGAAACAGATCAACGGCAACGTATCGAAGGCGAGATCCACCGAGCTCACCGAGGTGAAGAACGACACCGAGAAGGACGTGAACTCCTCGATGGTCGGCGGTACATACAGGTGCCTGGTAACCGAGATCTCCCCCGACGGGTCCAGGATAGCCAGGACCTCGAACTACCGCCCCATCGCCATCCGGGAACAGGTCCCTCCGGGGACGTTCATAGATGCCGAGGTCACCGACTGCCACTCCACCTATCTGATCGGCAGAAGGGTCTGA
- a CDS encoding putative translation initiation factor aIF-2, beta subunit yields MEDDYLAMLDRAKDQLPDTIEAHERFELPELDIIQEGKITIFRNFMDVCNKIRREPEHLLQYLLKELGTPGSIEDRRVVFKAKLRVQDIDERVRDYTETYVICSECGRPDTHMEKDGRTFVLVCEACGARRPILVRKAARPDVNTLHIGDIIEITVNDVGKKGDGMAKYMAYMVIVPGISRGMRVNVKITNISGTTAFGQVTTEAVSR; encoded by the coding sequence ATGGAAGACGACTATCTTGCAATGCTTGACAGGGCAAAGGATCAGCTGCCCGACACGATAGAGGCTCACGAGAGGTTCGAACTTCCCGAACTGGACATCATCCAGGAGGGAAAGATCACCATTTTCAGGAACTTCATGGACGTCTGCAACAAGATCAGGCGCGAGCCCGAGCACCTGCTGCAGTACCTCCTCAAGGAGCTCGGTACCCCCGGAAGCATCGAGGACCGCAGGGTCGTCTTCAAGGCGAAACTCAGGGTGCAGGACATCGACGAGAGGGTCAGGGATTACACCGAGACCTACGTCATCTGCTCCGAGTGCGGCCGCCCCGACACCCACATGGAGAAGGACGGCAGGACCTTCGTCCTCGTCTGCGAGGCCTGCGGTGCCAGGAGGCCCATCCTCGTCCGCAAGGCCGCGAGGCCGGACGTCAACACCCTCCACATCGGGGACATCATCGAGATCACCGTCAACGACGTCGGGAAGAAGGGCGACGGGATGGCCAAGTACATGGCGTACATGGTCATCGTCCCCGGAATCAGCCGCGGAATGAGGGTGAACGTCAAGATCACCAACATCTCGGGGACCACCGCCTTCGGCCAGGTCACCACCGAGGCAGTCAGCCGCTGA
- a CDS encoding SSU ribosomal protein S12P produces MKADRQKFRWQDRGYKKRVLHLQEKSDPLEGSAQGRGIVLEKVGIEAKQPNSAIRKCVKVQLIKNGRQITAFAVGDGAINFIDEHDEVLVEGIGGRMGRSYGDIPGVRYKVIKVNNVSLDEMVRGRVQKPTR; encoded by the coding sequence ATGAAGGCGGACAGGCAGAAGTTCCGCTGGCAGGACAGAGGATACAAGAAGAGGGTGCTTCACCTCCAGGAGAAGTCCGATCCCCTCGAGGGCTCCGCCCAGGGACGCGGAATCGTCCTGGAGAAGGTCGGAATCGAGGCCAAGCAGCCCAACTCCGCGATCAGGAAGTGCGTCAAAGTCCAGCTCATCAAGAACGGACGCCAGATCACTGCGTTCGCCGTCGGAGACGGAGCCATCAACTTCATCGACGAGCACGACGAGGTCCTGGTCGAGGGTATCGGCGGAAGGATGGGAAGGTCCTACGGAGACATTCCCGGAGTCCGTTACAAGGTCATCAAGGTCAACAACGTCTCCCTGGACGAGATGGTCAGGGGCAGGGTCCAGAAGCCCACCAGATGA
- a CDS encoding SSU ribosomal protein S7P yields the protein MADEEVQIQAQEETVAPAVEQPKATGPHALVFGKYDTTEIVIADAGLAKYIGLSSTSVPHSGGKHANRWFGKSNLSIVERLINNIMRTEKYTGKKLKAYKTVSSAFDIVAAKTKQNPVQVLCDALCNAAPREEVTRLQFGGISVPKAVDISPQRRLDIALRNLSSGVVASSQKNKKSIENCLADEIMLAAKGDMTSFSVAKKEETERVAQSAR from the coding sequence ATGGCAGACGAAGAAGTTCAGATTCAGGCTCAGGAAGAGACCGTCGCTCCCGCTGTCGAGCAGCCCAAGGCGACCGGCCCCCACGCCCTTGTGTTCGGAAAGTATGACACCACCGAGATCGTCATCGCAGATGCCGGCCTCGCCAAATACATCGGACTCAGCTCCACCAGCGTCCCCCACTCCGGAGGAAAGCACGCCAACAGGTGGTTCGGCAAGTCCAACCTCTCCATCGTCGAGAGGCTCATCAACAACATCATGAGGACCGAGAAGTACACCGGAAAGAAGCTCAAGGCGTACAAGACCGTGTCCAGCGCGTTCGATATCGTTGCGGCGAAGACCAAGCAGAACCCCGTTCAGGTCCTCTGCGACGCCCTCTGCAACGCAGCGCCCCGCGAGGAGGTCACCAGGCTCCAGTTCGGAGGAATCTCCGTCCCCAAGGCCGTCGACATCTCCCCCCAGAGGAGGCTCGACATCGCACTCAGGAACCTGAGCAGCGGAGTCGTCGCGTCCTCCCAGAAGAACAAGAAATCGATTGAGAACTGCCTCGCAGACGAAATCATGCTCGCAGCAAAGGGCGACATGACCTCCTTCTCCGTTGCGAAGAAAGAGGAGACCGAGAGGGTCGCACAGTCCGCCAGGTGA
- a CDS encoding translation elongation factor 2 (EF-2/EF-G): MGRKEENVKYATVIMKTPEFVRNIGTAAHIDHGKTTFSDNLIAGAGMMSEELAGKQCVLDFDEQEAARGITINAASASMVHHFEDKSYLINLIDTPGHVDFGGDVTRAMRALDGVFILCCAVEGIMPQTETVIRQALKERVKPMLFINKVDRMIVEQQVTKEMMIERFSKLIATFNEKIKANLPAPLNKEWQVSIQDGTVAFGSAYNNWAISAPFMKKTGISFTDIFNYCSQEDGQKKLAKLIPLHEVALEMAIRHVQPPTLAQKVRIPIIWKGDLQSKVGKDLIDCNAAGEVVMMVTKIIMDKHAGEIAVGRLFSGTIQKGQTLYVAGQPAPQRVQTVALMVGADRIPIEDAKAGNIVAVTGLRDAIAGSTVSTLMDIEPFEKMAHFSEPVVTEAIEAKDTKDLPKLVEVLRTVGKADPSLSIEINNETGEHLIAGMGELHLEITVYRIENEQGVPIVVSPPIVVYRECVKGKNAGFEGRSPNGHNKFTFVVSQLEPAIVDAIKKNEIDPDAKIKDPKVLAKQLMDLGMSDVEAKGVVKFHETNVLIDCTKGIQYLHETMELVADAFDEAMAKGPLANEKCSGLKCVLMDAKLHEDTIHRGPAQIIPAVRNGIYGAMCEAGRVLLEPMQKIFISVPPDYTGSVISLITQRRGSILDMGQDGADSTVQAKCPVSDMFGFTADIRGATQGRALWSTENAGFEVMIPDLQNKVVGEIRNRKGLSAEPYDAKYYSGLV; this comes from the coding sequence ATGGGACGTAAAGAAGAGAACGTCAAGTACGCGACGGTCATCATGAAGACCCCTGAGTTCGTCAGGAACATCGGAACCGCCGCGCATATCGACCACGGAAAGACCACCTTCTCCGACAACCTGATCGCAGGTGCCGGAATGATGTCCGAGGAACTCGCTGGAAAGCAGTGCGTTCTGGACTTTGATGAGCAGGAGGCCGCAAGGGGTATCACCATCAACGCAGCATCCGCTTCGATGGTCCACCACTTCGAGGACAAGTCCTACCTCATCAACCTCATCGACACTCCGGGTCACGTCGACTTCGGAGGAGACGTCACCAGGGCCATGAGGGCCCTGGACGGTGTGTTCATCCTCTGCTGTGCGGTCGAGGGAATCATGCCCCAGACCGAGACCGTCATCAGGCAGGCCCTCAAAGAGAGGGTCAAGCCCATGCTGTTCATCAACAAGGTGGACAGGATGATCGTCGAGCAGCAGGTCACCAAGGAGATGATGATCGAGAGGTTCTCCAAGCTCATCGCCACCTTCAACGAGAAGATCAAGGCGAACCTCCCCGCACCCCTCAACAAGGAGTGGCAGGTCAGCATCCAGGACGGAACCGTCGCTTTCGGATCCGCTTACAACAACTGGGCGATCTCCGCACCCTTCATGAAGAAGACCGGAATCTCCTTCACCGACATCTTCAACTACTGCAGCCAGGAGGACGGACAGAAGAAGCTTGCCAAGCTCATCCCCCTCCACGAGGTCGCACTCGAGATGGCCATCAGGCACGTCCAGCCCCCGACCCTCGCCCAGAAGGTCAGGATCCCCATCATCTGGAAGGGAGACCTCCAGTCCAAGGTCGGAAAGGACCTGATCGACTGCAACGCCGCCGGAGAGGTCGTCATGATGGTCACCAAGATCATCATGGACAAGCACGCCGGTGAGATCGCCGTCGGAAGGCTGTTCTCCGGAACCATCCAGAAGGGACAGACCCTTTACGTCGCCGGACAGCCCGCACCCCAGAGGGTCCAGACCGTTGCCCTCATGGTCGGAGCGGACCGCATCCCGATCGAGGACGCGAAGGCCGGAAACATCGTCGCAGTCACCGGACTCCGCGACGCCATCGCCGGATCCACCGTCTCCACCCTCATGGACATCGAGCCCTTCGAGAAGATGGCTCACTTCTCCGAGCCTGTCGTCACCGAGGCCATCGAGGCCAAGGACACCAAGGACCTCCCCAAGCTCGTCGAGGTTCTGAGGACCGTCGGAAAGGCCGACCCGTCCCTGTCCATCGAGATCAACAACGAAACCGGAGAGCACCTCATCGCCGGTATGGGAGAGCTCCACCTGGAGATCACCGTTTACCGCATCGAGAACGAGCAGGGTGTCCCGATCGTCGTTTCCCCGCCCATCGTCGTCTACCGCGAGTGCGTCAAGGGAAAGAACGCCGGATTCGAGGGAAGGTCCCCCAACGGACACAACAAGTTCACCTTCGTTGTCTCCCAGCTCGAGCCCGCCATCGTCGACGCCATCAAGAAGAACGAGATCGACCCCGACGCGAAGATCAAGGACCCCAAGGTCCTCGCCAAGCAGCTCATGGACCTCGGAATGTCCGATGTCGAAGCCAAGGGAGTCGTCAAGTTCCACGAGACCAACGTCCTCATCGACTGCACCAAGGGTATCCAGTACCTGCACGAGACCATGGAGCTCGTCGCCGACGCGTTCGACGAGGCCATGGCCAAGGGACCTCTCGCTAACGAGAAGTGCTCCGGACTCAAGTGCGTCCTCATGGATGCCAAGCTCCACGAGGATACCATCCACAGGGGACCCGCACAGATCATCCCCGCCGTCAGGAACGGTATCTACGGAGCCATGTGCGAGGCAGGCCGCGTCCTCCTCGAGCCCATGCAGAAAATCTTCATCTCCGTGCCTCCGGACTACACCGGAAGCGTCATCAGCCTGATCACCCAGCGCCGCGGATCCATCCTCGACATGGGACAGGACGGAGCGGACTCCACCGTCCAGGCCAAGTGCCCGGTCTCCGACATGTTCGGATTCACCGCCGACATCCGTGGAGCAACTCAGGGCCGCGCTCTCTGGTCCACCGAGAACGCCGGCTTCGAGGTAATGATCCCCGATCTGCAGAACAAGGTCGTCGGAGAGATCAGGAACCGCAAGGGCCTGTCCGCCGAGCCTTACGATGCCAAGTACTACTCCGGACTCGTCTGA
- a CDS encoding translation elongation factor 1A (EF-1A/EF-Tu) encodes MAEKEHMNLVIIGHVDHGKSTLTGRVLLEAGAIDPHIVEKYKKEAEEKGKGSFYFAWVMDGLKEERERGVTIDVAHKKFYTDKYYFTVIDAPGHRDFVKNMITGTSQADAAIITCSAIEGPQAQTKEHVFLATTLGVKQIIVAVNKMDAVKYAEADYKKCVDEMSKLLKMVGNKVETIPFIPVSAYCGDNVKEKSANTPWYNGPTLFQALDNLKVPEKHTEKPLRLPVQDVYTITGIGTVPVGRVETGILKPKTKVVFMPSKATGEVKSIEMHHEQMQQALPGDNVGFNVGGVAKNDIKRGDVAGPVDNPPAVAKEFTAQIIVLNHPSVITVGYTPVFHVHTAQVACQITEIISAQRAGKKLEDLSFLKNGDNAIVKIKPMKPLVIESAKDFPPLGRFAIRDMGQTVAAGVCVEVEKA; translated from the coding sequence ATGGCAGAGAAAGAGCACATGAACCTCGTCATCATCGGGCATGTCGACCACGGAAAGTCCACCCTCACCGGAAGGGTCCTTCTTGAGGCTGGAGCCATCGACCCCCACATCGTCGAGAAATACAAGAAAGAGGCCGAGGAGAAAGGAAAGGGATCCTTCTACTTCGCTTGGGTCATGGACGGACTCAAGGAGGAGAGGGAGAGGGGAGTCACCATCGATGTCGCCCACAAGAAGTTCTACACCGACAAGTACTACTTCACCGTCATCGACGCCCCCGGACACAGGGACTTCGTCAAGAACATGATCACCGGAACCTCCCAGGCAGACGCGGCAATCATCACCTGCTCCGCCATCGAGGGACCCCAGGCCCAGACCAAGGAGCACGTCTTCCTCGCAACCACCCTCGGTGTCAAGCAGATCATCGTCGCCGTCAACAAGATGGACGCCGTCAAGTACGCCGAGGCCGACTACAAGAAGTGCGTCGACGAGATGTCCAAGCTCCTGAAGATGGTCGGAAACAAGGTCGAGACCATCCCCTTCATCCCCGTTTCCGCATACTGCGGAGACAACGTCAAGGAGAAGTCCGCCAACACCCCCTGGTACAACGGACCCACCCTCTTCCAGGCCCTTGACAACCTCAAGGTCCCCGAGAAGCACACCGAGAAGCCCCTCAGGCTCCCCGTCCAGGATGTCTACACCATCACTGGAATCGGAACCGTCCCCGTCGGACGTGTCGAGACCGGTATCCTGAAGCCCAAGACCAAGGTCGTCTTCATGCCCTCCAAGGCAACCGGTGAGGTCAAGTCCATCGAGATGCACCACGAGCAGATGCAGCAGGCCCTTCCCGGAGACAACGTTGGATTCAACGTCGGTGGTGTCGCAAAGAACGACATCAAGAGGGGAGACGTCGCCGGACCCGTCGACAACCCGCCCGCGGTTGCCAAGGAGTTCACCGCTCAGATCATCGTCCTGAACCACCCCTCCGTCATCACCGTCGGATACACCCCCGTCTTCCACGTGCACACCGCACAGGTCGCATGCCAGATCACCGAGATCATTTCCGCCCAGCGCGCCGGAAAGAAGCTCGAGGACCTCAGCTTCCTGAAGAACGGTGACAACGCCATCGTCAAGATCAAGCCCATGAAGCCCCTCGTTATCGAGTCCGCGAAAGACTTCCCTCCGCTCGGAAGGTTCGCAATCCGCGACATGGGTCAGACCGTTGCCGCCGGTGTTTGCGTCGAAGTCGAGAAGGCTTGA
- a CDS encoding SSU ribosomal protein S10P encodes MAQQRARISLSGTDPAQVDDVCNQIRGISQRTGVAIRGPVPLPTKKLKVACRKSPDGEGSETYDRWEMRIHKRLIDLDADDRALRQLMRIQVPDGVNIEIVLRSA; translated from the coding sequence ATGGCACAGCAGCGTGCAAGAATCTCTCTCAGCGGAACCGATCCCGCACAGGTTGACGACGTGTGCAACCAGATCAGGGGTATCTCCCAGAGGACCGGAGTCGCTATCCGCGGACCTGTCCCGCTCCCCACCAAGAAGCTCAAGGTGGCCTGCAGGAAGTCCCCCGACGGAGAGGGAAGCGAGACCTACGACAGATGGGAGATGCGCATCCACAAGAGGCTCATCGACCTTGATGCCGATGACCGCGCCCTCAGGCAGCTCATGAGGATCCAGGTTCCCGATGGCGTTAACATCGAGATCGTCCTCCGCAGCGCTTGA
- a CDS encoding dihydroxyacid dehydratase, which yields MRSDVIKHGIDAAPARSLFRADGLTDADFDKPFIGIANSWNSIVPGHIHLNKVVEAVKEGIEEAGGVAFIFGTPAVCDGIAMGHKGMRYSLISREVISDCCEVMVEGHALDGWVGVSNCDKVTPGMLMAAGRMDLPALMVTGGAMEAGSYNGSVIDFQDVFEAIGQVQIGKADEAYLKSIECAACPGPGSCSGLFTANTMACLTETLGMSLTGCGTSLAVDEKKLRIAKESGKRIVEMVRAGITPRSIVTRESFYNAICVDMAIGGSTNTALHIPAISKDFGCPVDLSEFDRVSRDIPHITSLRPAGAYHIRDLDNAGGVPAILKRLQNKLKDAKTCSGKTIMQIADEAKVLDEDVLRSLENPYHQQGGIAVLKGNIAPMGSVIKQAAVSPKMMVFSGTAKCFDSELEAVAAIKDGTVKAGDVVVIRYEGPKGAPGMPEMLAPTSIIQGMGLGESVALITDGRFSGATRGGAIGHVSPEAYEFGPIAALRDGDIIDIDIPNRKLNARLTDAEIKERLSKVKIVDRPVTGVQKKYRALVTNGVNGAYLDPDYKCQ from the coding sequence ATGAGAAGCGACGTCATCAAGCACGGAATAGATGCGGCGCCCGCGAGGAGCCTGTTCAGGGCCGACGGGCTCACCGATGCGGACTTCGACAAGCCCTTCATCGGCATCGCGAACTCCTGGAACTCCATCGTCCCCGGGCACATCCACCTCAACAAGGTCGTGGAGGCCGTCAAGGAGGGGATCGAGGAGGCCGGGGGAGTGGCATTCATCTTCGGGACCCCCGCGGTCTGCGACGGGATCGCAATGGGACACAAGGGGATGAGGTACTCCCTGATCTCCCGCGAGGTCATCTCGGACTGCTGCGAGGTCATGGTCGAGGGACACGCCCTCGACGGATGGGTCGGGGTCTCCAACTGCGACAAGGTCACCCCTGGGATGCTCATGGCGGCCGGGAGGATGGACCTCCCCGCGCTGATGGTCACCGGAGGTGCCATGGAGGCAGGCTCCTACAACGGCAGCGTCATCGACTTCCAGGACGTCTTCGAGGCCATAGGACAGGTCCAGATCGGGAAGGCCGACGAGGCCTATCTCAAGAGCATCGAGTGCGCCGCATGTCCCGGACCTGGGAGCTGTTCCGGACTCTTCACGGCCAACACCATGGCCTGTCTCACCGAGACCCTCGGGATGTCGCTTACCGGGTGTGGGACCTCGCTCGCCGTGGACGAGAAGAAGCTCAGGATCGCCAAGGAATCCGGTAAGAGGATCGTCGAGATGGTCCGCGCGGGCATCACCCCCCGCTCCATCGTCACCCGTGAGTCGTTCTACAACGCAATCTGCGTGGACATGGCCATCGGGGGATCCACCAACACCGCTCTCCACATCCCCGCGATCTCCAAGGACTTCGGATGCCCCGTCGACCTCTCCGAGTTCGACAGGGTCTCCCGTGACATCCCCCACATCACCTCCCTGCGTCCCGCCGGGGCTTACCACATCAGGGACCTTGACAACGCGGGAGGTGTTCCCGCGATCCTCAAGAGGCTCCAGAACAAGCTGAAGGATGCCAAGACCTGCAGCGGCAAGACCATAATGCAGATCGCCGACGAGGCGAAGGTCCTGGACGAGGATGTCCTCAGGAGCCTGGAGAACCCCTACCACCAGCAGGGCGGAATCGCCGTCCTGAAGGGGAACATCGCCCCCATGGGATCCGTCATCAAGCAGGCTGCCGTGAGCCCAAAGATGATGGTATTCTCCGGGACCGCCAAATGCTTCGATTCGGAGCTCGAGGCCGTCGCGGCGATCAAGGACGGCACCGTCAAGGCAGGCGATGTAGTGGTCATCCGCTACGAGGGACCCAAGGGGGCTCCCGGAATGCCCGAGATGCTCGCACCAACCTCCATCATCCAGGGAATGGGACTGGGGGAGAGCGTCGCTCTGATCACCGACGGAAGGTTCTCCGGAGCCACCCGCGGAGGTGCGATCGGACACGTGTCCCCCGAGGCCTACGAGTTCGGACCCATCGCCGCACTGCGCGACGGGGATATCATCGACATCGACATCCCCAACAGGAAGCTCAACGCCAGGCTCACCGACGCCGAGATCAAGGAGCGTCTGTCCAAGGTCAAGATAGTCGACCGTCCCGTCACTGGGGTCCAGAAGAAGTACCGTGCACTCGTCACCAACGGTGTCAACGGCGCATATCTCGATCCCGATTACAAGTGCCAGTAA
- a CDS encoding Chorismate mutase, whose amino-acid sequence MSDYLETRRQAIADIDMEILALLRKRLDLAVEIGHYKAEHGMEVLNPGVQDRVIARYRKAAEELGLDPDRCETICRTVMEESIAYESAIISEAKKNE is encoded by the coding sequence ATGAGCGACTACCTCGAGACCAGAAGACAGGCCATCGCCGACATCGACATGGAGATACTAGCTCTTCTCAGGAAGCGCCTGGACCTTGCCGTCGAGATCGGACACTACAAGGCAGAGCACGGCATGGAGGTCCTTAACCCCGGAGTGCAGGACAGGGTCATCGCAAGGTACAGGAAGGCTGCCGAGGAACTCGGTCTGGATCCCGACCGCTGCGAAACCATCTGCAGGACCGTCATGGAGGAATCCATCGCTTACGAATCAGCCATCATATCGGAGGCGAAGAAGAATGAGTGA
- a CDS encoding chorismate synthase, with protein sequence MYTLGKKLRFSLFGRSHAPCVGCILEGVPQGTAVDMDSMAADMALRKPSSGIGTDRKEADRVDVICGIVDGKADGNPIILEIANGDVDDSKYLPFQETPRPGHADLPAILKMPKFDITGGGQFSGRLTAPIVAAGSIAKGMLAEKGIEIAAFCRAIGGIRDANERTIKDAKKSREFPTRAASKELHTFMDGEIMNARKDGDSVGGIVECFVTGLPIGFGGIWFESLDAEIAGAMYGIPACKGVEFGKGFELCQMRGSESNDAYRMKDGKIVTETNNMGGVVGGMSDGQPLVFRVAFKPTPSIAKKQDTVNIKTCENAELEIKGRHDPCIAPRAVAVVEAVTALVIADQMERGL encoded by the coding sequence TTGTACACGCTCGGAAAGAAACTGAGGTTCTCGCTCTTCGGAAGGAGCCACGCGCCATGCGTGGGCTGCATACTCGAGGGCGTCCCCCAGGGAACCGCCGTCGATATGGATTCCATGGCGGCGGACATGGCTCTCAGGAAACCCTCCTCCGGAATCGGCACCGACAGGAAGGAGGCCGACCGCGTGGACGTCATCTGCGGCATCGTGGACGGCAAAGCGGACGGCAACCCCATCATCCTGGAGATCGCCAACGGCGACGTTGACGATTCCAAGTATCTCCCGTTCCAGGAGACCCCCAGGCCCGGACATGCTGACCTTCCTGCTATTCTCAAGATGCCCAAGTTCGACATCACCGGCGGAGGACAGTTCTCCGGCAGGCTCACCGCCCCCATCGTGGCCGCGGGAAGCATCGCCAAGGGCATGCTGGCCGAGAAGGGCATAGAGATCGCGGCGTTCTGCCGCGCCATCGGTGGCATCAGGGATGCCAACGAGAGGACCATCAAGGATGCGAAGAAATCCCGCGAGTTCCCCACCCGCGCCGCATCCAAAGAGCTCCATACCTTCATGGACGGGGAGATCATGAACGCCCGCAAAGACGGGGACTCCGTCGGGGGTATCGTCGAGTGCTTCGTCACCGGGCTCCCCATCGGATTCGGAGGGATATGGTTCGAGTCCCTCGATGCCGAGATCGCGGGAGCGATGTACGGCATCCCCGCGTGCAAGGGAGTGGAGTTCGGAAAGGGATTCGAACTGTGCCAGATGCGCGGTTCGGAATCCAATGACGCTTACCGCATGAAGGACGGGAAGATAGTCACCGAGACCAACAACATGGGCGGAGTGGTCGGCGGAATGTCCGACGGACAGCCCCTGGTCTTCCGCGTGGCCTTCAAGCCCACGCCTTCCATCGCGAAGAAACAGGATACGGTCAACATCAAGACCTGCGAGAACGCGGAGCTTGAGATCAAAGGCAGGCACGACCCCTGCATCGCCCCCAGGGCGGTTGCGGTCGTCGAAGCCGTTACCGCACTGGTAATCGCAGATCAAATGGAGAGAGGACTATGA
- a CDS encoding DNA polymerase III, epsilon subunit-related 3'-5' exonuclease, translating into MTLNPLSLLVIDTETTGLSGCPSDHVVDIGAVKVDFGKCTVSDVYEAIPGYDVSTWDRAHRNAWVFKNTSLCLEDVVTSPLPQEVVLRDLRRITSDYPFVTSYNVDFDFFRFLFNEPWDLGGLQKKLAPDPMLVAAELSGGRWPKLDYAYARFCPGDPAGIRGRQDHRALSDARVAAHVILALWKLGKYLLPSTEETSEDATPSLCAGGCEDEDASASESEVPEGHPSAWRGNPSGVSVSMRGLPGAPAANVPPNKGGAASRLTIRDFM; encoded by the coding sequence ATGACCCTGAATCCATTGTCGCTCCTTGTCATCGACACGGAGACAACGGGTCTTTCGGGATGTCCCTCCGATCACGTCGTCGATATCGGCGCTGTGAAAGTGGATTTTGGCAAGTGCACCGTATCCGACGTGTACGAGGCCATCCCGGGTTACGACGTCTCGACCTGGGATAGAGCCCATCGTAATGCCTGGGTCTTCAAGAACACTTCTCTCTGTCTTGAGGACGTCGTGACCTCCCCTCTTCCTCAGGAGGTCGTGCTCCGCGACCTCCGGAGGATCACTTCAGATTATCCTTTCGTCACATCCTATAACGTCGATTTCGATTTCTTCCGTTTCCTCTTCAACGAGCCCTGGGATCTTGGAGGCCTTCAGAAGAAGCTCGCTCCCGATCCCATGCTCGTTGCTGCCGAGCTCTCCGGAGGCCGTTGGCCCAAGCTCGATTACGCCTATGCCCGCTTCTGTCCCGGAGATCCTGCCGGTATCCGCGGGAGACAGGATCACCGCGCCCTGTCGGATGCAAGGGTTGCCGCCCATGTCATTCTTGCCCTCTGGAAGCTGGGAAAATACCTCCTCCCGTCAACCGAAGAAACATCCGAGGATGCTACCCCATCCCTATGTGCGGGCGGGTGCGAGGATGAGGACGCTTCCGCGTCCGAATCCGAGGTACCCGAAGGGCACCCGTCCGCCTGGAGGGGAAACCCCTCCGGGGTTTCAGTGAGCATGCGGGGGCTGCCGGGCGCCCCCGCTGCGAATGTCCCTCCCAACAAGGGAGGCGCAGCCTCCCGCCTTACCATCAGGGATTTCATGTGA